The genomic interval ggagctgctggagcaggcGTGTCTGAGCCACACGAGGAAGCGCCGGGTGCTCTCGCCCGAGGATCTCAAACACCTCATTGTGGATGACAAACACAGCCTTATTTACTGCTACGTTCCCAAGGTTGGTTACCATTAAACGGAACTAGTGCAGCTTGAATTTGAGGgcacagtttctttttccagaCCGCGTCGGCTAGGCCTAGGGACGGGAGATTACAAATCATGCCAGATTTCTGATTACAAATTGATCGCAGTAATTGTAGTTTGGCTGCAATTTCAGACCAAAGACGGCAACAAACTGCTCCTCCGAGCCGTGTCTCAGATctgaacacacaggcacaacacACATGTTGTTAGATTCATCATGACTTACACAAGATACACTCTCACCATGTCCAGGTCCAAGTAAACATCAGAACGTCCGCCAagaaattatagaaaaaaacGGCTAATTTTAAAGCGTTGAACATGCCTGCAGcgttttttaaaggtgacatattatgcaaaaatccctacagcctggctctgaaccactggttcagatttctctcccactgtgatgtcatagttggactcttttgggctAACCCTGAGagtctccacttttctggtgaaggggcgtgacatttcctacaagttttggaagcggttgaccaatcacaacagaccgggccagctggccaatcagagcagactggggtctATCGGAAAGAGGAGGgactaaaataaatccaggcgtttcagacagagggtgaacagaggagctgcagtgtgagaacactgatgccttttctgaacattagagcatgtaaaccttttcaagtggtcacccaaattaaaaagtatgaacctgaatatgagcataatatatCACCTTTAAGTTTTCTCCAGTATCAAAGCTTTCCAGTGAGATCTGCATGAACATCCACTACAAACAGGGACTGCTAAAGCTGAAGCTAATGTGacaaattgcaaaaatgtaACACAAATATGGACTAAAAGTGTAAGTCACTATGAACATGTTGAGCTCATGTTCCCTGATGACAGGatgggatgggggtgggggacGGGTGCAGTTGTCTCACAGTgtcacacttttaaaaaacatagtTCAGTTTCTTTAGATGCTAGTGTGTTGCAATGAATAAGAACAGCAGCTCTGAGTGTCTCTGTgcataaatgtgtatttgtgacTCCCAGGTCGCCTGTACAAATTGGAAGCGCGTCCTCATGGTCCTCACCAGTGATGGCCGCTACACCGACCCCCTCGCCATCCCCGCCAACGAGGCGCACGTGGCCGGTAACCTCCGCACATTGTCTGAATTCTCGACCCCGGAGATCAACCGACGCCTCCGCAGCTACCTCAAGTTCGTCTTCGTGCGGGAGCCCTTCGAGAGGCTGGTGTCCGCCTACCGGAACAAGTTCACGCGTCGATACAACACCGCGTTCCACAAGCGCTACGGGACCAAGATCATCCGCCAGCACCGGCCCGACCCGGAGCCCGAGGCGCTGGAGAAAGGGGACAACGTCACTTTCCACGAGTTCGTCCAGTACCTGGTGGATCCCCGGACCCAGCGGGAGGAGCCTCTGAACGAGCACTGGGAGCGGGTGCACTCCCTCTGCCACCCCTGCCTCATCCACTACGACGTGGTGGGGAAGTACGAGACCCTGGAGCCGGACGCTCACGCCGTGCTCGGGTTGGCCGGAGTGGAGGGGATGCTTCAGTTCCCGACGTCCGGCAAGAGCACCAGGACCGACGGCAACATGGCCGCGCGCTTCTTTAAACAGATCAGTCCTTTCTACCAGAAGAAGCTGTTCAACCTGTATCGCATGGACTTCCTGCTCTTCAACTACTCCACGCCGGAGTATCTGCGGACTCGGTGAGAGGCGGAGAGCAAGGGACGGAACGTCGGCGCCGCGGATGGATCGGTcgtgacagtttttcttttcacatctcattcataccttttttttttagtaatgatgatttttgcactttgcagtCCATCACAGACACTGACATGTCACTACTACTCTCCAACAAAAACTTGACAACGGTTTCAGTGAAAGGAACTTTATAAGCGGAACCAAAATTTCTTCCCgcgaaggaaaaaaagacgtAATCTACCAAGATCATGTCCCATTTGCTGCAGAGGGtgtgaaatgtattgttttgatgttaagcagaagcagaagcagatgtgagtgtgtgtgaaaatgcagGTCACGCATTAATGTCACACGCCTTCACAAACAGCTCCGTCCTGTCGGGGCTTTTAGGTTCTGTTAGAATccagtatttattatttttttaattggccaTTTTTACTCTGTTACTCAGAGTTACTTCTAACTCGAGCGAACctttctctgtctgctccaCGCGGTCGTGGAGTTTTTGGCGGAATGTGCCTTTACCTTACCCTTTGCTTTGGTGTCCATGcagtaaagggaaaaaaaaaaaagtattttttcccaTGGCTTGTTTATCTGAGCCATAAATTCAAGTCACACCTCAGAGGAGCGGGTTCTCCTCTCACGTGGGGTCTTACAGGTGAATGTGCGGATTGTGAAACTGAACCCGGCAGATTCGTTTCAAAGCACACCACAGTACAATGATCCCTGCAAGgcctttttatttatgtatgtcAGTGCATGAAGTATTTATTACGGGAACGTGTGGATTTGGGCTCctgattttgtgaaaatgatttttttttttttttttcgttcgGAGTAAACGTTGACTCCAATGGAAAGTTACCTGCTATCTCGGCTTTTCCACGTCAAAGTGAtgcgaaaagaaaaaatccgAGGAACTCTAAACTTCATCATATCACatgctttttgtatttttgatcaAACCCGAGTTGAACAACTACACCCCATCCCAGATCTTGTCTCGTTTTCCCACAGCGCTCGTCAATGCCGCCTCATATCGCTGAGTCACATTTCGAGGGGGAAATCTGCAGTCGCCCCTGAATGTCTCAATGCTCCTCTATCGCTCTAGGTATTTAGGTCCAGGGGCAGGAAGGCTGAACAAACAGCTGCATAGCTGTGGTCAGGGCCGGGTCCAGCCCCGCACCGCTCCGGCTCAGAGCTCCCCTTGTTAAGGGGGGCGAGGGCCGGCACGCGAGGGGTTAATCCACATGCGGTCATCGGCGCCGCACTGAGCGGGCCCTGTTCAGCAAACATCAGTGAATTCAGGCCGATTAAATGTAGGAGGTGTttttgaaatgccttaaagggAAAGTCCAACAATATTACACATCAAAGTCTGTTCACAAGTGTTGTATTGAAAAAAGTTATATGAAGCCTTTTGTCACTCAAGGCCACGTTAACTGTCAGTGTTTCAGTTGCATTGTTGGTAGTGTAGGTTCATAAGAGGGAGGAGAGTGCGTAGGATAAGAAAAAAGAGGATATCTCCGGTTCTGCCGCATCAAGGtgatatcaatatatttttaaactagTGTAGTTGCTGTAACTAGGCCTCCTGACTCGGAGGTAGTCCGTTTGACTGTGGTCTgttgtttctgtaaaaaaaggaagaaaaagaaaaaagaaaagaattaaagTTGTTTAAGGAAAAACACGAGGAAGAAAATTACTTTAGAGGttcatgcaaaataaataagtaaacgaAAAAGTGCTGCggcttcatgaaaaaaattgtgaatttgCACTAATTACAGGAACAGACAAGAAACAGTGGCTCCAGTGAATGAGTTCCAGTCAGTGCAGATCAGCTGAACatgcaggaagtgtgtgtgtgtgtgtgtgtgtgtgtgtgtgtgtgtgtgtgtgtgtgtgtgtgtgtgtgtgtgtgtgtgtgtgtgtgtgtgtgtgtgtgtgtgtgtgtgtgtgtgtgtgtgtgtgtgtgtgtgtgtgtgtgtgtgtgtgtgtgtgtgtgtgtgtgtgtgtgtgtgtttagtttccAAATGATTGATGAGTAAACGTTTACTGGGGGTTTAAGAGAACCGTCTTATCAGGGCAATTCCTCTGAAAATCTAAAGTATCACAGAGACCTTCCTCTGTTAGGATCAAACAGTTTGCCGTAAATTACAGttcttttgggaaaaaaacgGTCAGGAAACTAGGGACATGAAATAAACTGTTAACTCTCGTCATCCGCCTACGGACGATGACATTTTGAGCACTCACCATCTTAACATAACATTTGCCTTTTTCCCGTAGGGCTTGAGTCCACGTCTGATACCTGTAATTGATTACTCGGAATCCGCGTTTAAAAATCCCAGCTGGATCTTTCGCAGGTCAAAGCGATGCGACGCCTGCACGgcaaaaaataactttatttttttttactaaaatacTAGAGCAAATACAGTCCGGCCTAGAGCGCAGGTGTATTGGGACATATTGCACATTGTTCCGACTTTTGCTTAAGCATATTTCGTTTGGAAATAATGGCTGCTATATTATCAAGTGTCGAGCTTTAATTTGTGGGAGTCGGAGCCATTTCGACACGTGCAAAAGTCGAGGTTCATGCAGTGAAACGCAGCGTTCATGCTCATCATTTTGCGTAGAATCTTTTGCAGTCAACGAGCGTCCTTCAACTCCAGCTTGTCAAATCGTGTGTCGAcgtcgtgccccccccccccccccctgtttgtGTCTCCGCAGCGTCTCGTCCCTTGTACTCGTGCTAGTTACTGTTACTCACTCACGAAGATACCAATCTGGCCCCCGGAGGAATTTGGAAACATTTTCACTGTCGCAACCTCAGAGCAACGAACGTCTCTATTCTCGCTCCCGTTAAAACTGTCAGGTTGTCAGTGTAAATGACTG from Scophthalmus maximus strain ysfricsl-2021 chromosome 3, ASM2237912v1, whole genome shotgun sequence carries:
- the LOC118316466 gene encoding carbohydrate sulfotransferase 11-like isoform X3 → MRMVPRGGRLFLATCLGSLLVLVLYFQSVTKPEPVVKTGSRPGKSRRSPLQTLYNGDQQLELLAAQRSLHGRRELLEQACLSHTRKRRVLSPEDLKHLIVDDKHSLIYCYVPKVACTNWKRVLMVLTSDGRYTDPLAIPANEAHVAGNLRTLSEFSTPEINRRLRSYLKFVFVREPFERLVSAYRNKFTRRYNTAFHKRYGTKIIRQHRPDPEPEALEKGDNVTFHEFVQYLVDPRTQREEPLNEHWERVHSLCHPCLIHYDVVGKYETLEPDAHAVLGLAGVEGMLQFPTSGKSTRTDGNMAARFFKQISPFYQKKLFNLYRMDFLLFNYSTPEYLRTR
- the LOC118316466 gene encoding carbohydrate sulfotransferase 11-like isoform X1, with the translated sequence MFHPRGASLHLSPFISFSPGAGEDHDSGRPRIHVPLAAGVTRAASFQQPPPPPPPPHPGVDAVPRTQSSQRVGGRAPKSPSRRVPHEPRRGGGDEGSGAPPAEPGFRMRMVPRGGRLFLATCLGSLLVLVLYFQSVTKPEPVVKTGSRPGKSRRSPLQTLYNGDQQLELLAAQRSLHGRRELLEQACLSHTRKRRVLSPEDLKHLIVDDKHSLIYCYVPKVACTNWKRVLMVLTSDGRYTDPLAIPANEAHVAGNLRTLSEFSTPEINRRLRSYLKFVFVREPFERLVSAYRNKFTRRYNTAFHKRYGTKIIRQHRPDPEPEALEKGDNVTFHEFVQYLVDPRTQREEPLNEHWERVHSLCHPCLIHYDVVGKYETLEPDAHAVLGLAGVEGMLQFPTSGKSTRTDGNMAARFFKQISPFYQKKLFNLYRMDFLLFNYSTPEYLRTR
- the LOC118316466 gene encoding carbohydrate sulfotransferase 11-like isoform X2 encodes the protein MFHPRGASLHLSPFISFSPGAGEDHDSGRPRIHVPLAAGVTRAASFQQPPPPPPPPHPGVDAVPRTQSSQRVGGRAPKSPSRRVPHEPRRGGGDEGSGAPPAEPGFRMRMVPRGGRLFLATCLGSLLVLVLYFQSVTKPEPVVKTGSRPGKSRRSPLQTLYNGDQLELLAAQRSLHGRRELLEQACLSHTRKRRVLSPEDLKHLIVDDKHSLIYCYVPKVACTNWKRVLMVLTSDGRYTDPLAIPANEAHVAGNLRTLSEFSTPEINRRLRSYLKFVFVREPFERLVSAYRNKFTRRYNTAFHKRYGTKIIRQHRPDPEPEALEKGDNVTFHEFVQYLVDPRTQREEPLNEHWERVHSLCHPCLIHYDVVGKYETLEPDAHAVLGLAGVEGMLQFPTSGKSTRTDGNMAARFFKQISPFYQKKLFNLYRMDFLLFNYSTPEYLRTR